Proteins encoded together in one Paracoccus sp. SMMA_5_TC window:
- the ettA gene encoding energy-dependent translational throttle protein EttA has translation MASYQYVYHMDGVSKTYPGGKKVFENIRLNFLPGVKIGVVGVNGAGKSTLLRVMAGWDKDFTGEAWAAKGATVGYLPQEPELDPALNVRGNVMEGVKAKQAKLDRYNELAMNYSDETAEEMARLQDEIDAENLWDLDSQVDVAMEALRCPPDDADVSTLSGGEKRRVALCKLLLEQPDMLLLDEPTNHLDAETIAWLQKHLIEYPGTILIVTHDRYFLDDITGWILELDRGRGIPYEGNYSAWLEQKAKRLEQEAREDKARQKTLERELEWIRAGAKARQAKQKARINAYNELASQSEREKLTRAQIIIPNGERLGNKVIEVTGLKKAMGDKLLIEDLTFSLPPGGIVGVIGPNGAGKSTLFRMLTGQEQPDAGEIVYGDTVKLSYVDQSRDALDPNKTVWEEISGGAEQIELGDATMNSRAYCSAFNFKGGDQQKKVGLLSGGERNRVHMAKLLKSGGNVLLLDEPTNDLDVETLQALEAALEDFAGCAVIISHDRFFLDRLCTHILAFEGDAHVEWFEGNFEDYEADKVRRLGPDSIEPKRVKYKKFTR, from the coding sequence ATGGCCTCCTACCAGTATGTCTATCACATGGACGGCGTGTCCAAGACCTATCCGGGCGGCAAGAAGGTGTTCGAGAACATCCGCCTGAACTTTCTTCCCGGGGTCAAGATCGGCGTGGTCGGCGTCAACGGCGCCGGCAAGTCGACCCTGCTGCGCGTCATGGCCGGCTGGGACAAGGACTTCACCGGCGAGGCCTGGGCCGCCAAGGGGGCCACGGTCGGCTATCTGCCGCAGGAGCCGGAACTGGATCCCGCGCTGAACGTGCGCGGCAACGTGATGGAAGGCGTCAAGGCCAAGCAGGCCAAGCTGGACCGTTACAACGAACTGGCGATGAACTATTCCGACGAAACCGCCGAGGAAATGGCGCGGCTTCAGGACGAGATCGACGCCGAGAACCTGTGGGATCTGGACAGCCAGGTGGACGTGGCGATGGAGGCCCTGCGCTGCCCGCCCGATGATGCCGATGTCAGCACACTGTCGGGCGGCGAAAAGCGGCGGGTGGCGCTCTGCAAGCTGCTGCTGGAACAGCCCGACATGCTGTTGCTGGACGAACCGACCAACCACCTGGACGCCGAAACCATCGCCTGGTTGCAAAAGCACCTGATCGAATATCCCGGCACCATCCTGATCGTCACCCACGACCGCTATTTCCTGGATGACATCACCGGCTGGATCCTGGAACTGGATCGCGGCCGCGGCATCCCCTACGAGGGCAACTATTCTGCCTGGCTGGAACAGAAAGCCAAGCGCCTGGAACAGGAAGCGCGCGAGGACAAGGCGCGGCAAAAGACGCTGGAACGCGAACTGGAATGGATCCGGGCCGGCGCCAAGGCCCGCCAGGCCAAGCAGAAGGCCCGCATCAACGCCTATAACGAACTGGCCAGCCAGTCCGAACGTGAAAAGCTGACCCGGGCCCAGATCATCATTCCGAACGGCGAACGGCTGGGCAACAAGGTGATCGAGGTCACCGGCCTGAAAAAGGCCATGGGCGACAAGCTGCTGATCGAGGATCTGACATTCAGCCTGCCGCCGGGGGGCATCGTCGGGGTGATCGGTCCGAACGGCGCCGGGAAATCCACGCTGTTCCGGATGCTGACGGGCCAGGAACAACCCGACGCCGGCGAGATCGTCTATGGCGATACCGTCAAGCTCAGCTATGTCGATCAGTCGCGCGATGCGCTTGACCCCAACAAGACCGTCTGGGAGGAAATCTCGGGCGGGGCAGAGCAGATCGAACTGGGCGATGCCACCATGAACAGCCGCGCCTATTGCTCGGCCTTCAACTTCAAGGGTGGCGATCAGCAGAAAAAGGTGGGCCTGCTGTCGGGCGGCGAACGCAACCGCGTGCATATGGCCAAGCTGCTGAAATCAGGCGGCAACGTGCTGCTGCTGGACGAACCGACGAACGACCTGGACGTGGAAACCTTGCAGGCGCTCGAGGCGGCGCTGGAGGATTTTGCCGGCTGCGCGGTCATCATCAGCCACGACCGCTTCTTCCTTGACCGGCTGTGCACCCATATCCTCGCCTTTGAAGGCGATGCCCATGTCGAATGGTTCGAGGGCAACTTCGAGGATTACGAGGCCGACAAGGTCCGCCGTCTGGGCCCGGATTCCATCGAACCCAAGCGGGTGAAATACAAGAAGTTCACCCGCTGA
- a CDS encoding sulfotransferase family protein produces MNWDPEGKPRKPDFLGIGAQKAGTTWLSQMLGQRPDVWTPPFKEVQFFNHRFVPEHRAWLPWHFRRARLNIIKRHEARGETVPEPLLRYLDRITREPMFTNHWYKLVFAPAPQHARTLDVTPEYSTLPPEGVDFVAEFLPQARFVYIIRHPVDRAISQLKMNLTRARRKPASLQDWLAEVEDPVLLDRGDYQNYVPRWSARFGPDRLLFLPFGQIARDPVGLLRQVEAFLGLPPHDYREPGRKVFASDRTLSVPDAARQRLRARLESQFQFLQDHFGSDFTSRMR; encoded by the coding sequence GTGAACTGGGATCCCGAGGGCAAGCCGCGCAAGCCCGACTTCCTGGGCATCGGCGCGCAAAAGGCCGGCACCACCTGGCTGTCGCAGATGCTGGGCCAGCGGCCCGATGTCTGGACCCCGCCCTTCAAGGAGGTGCAGTTCTTCAACCACCGCTTCGTGCCGGAACATCGCGCCTGGCTGCCCTGGCACTTCCGGCGCGCGCGGCTGAACATCATCAAGCGCCACGAGGCGCGCGGCGAGACCGTGCCCGAACCGCTGCTGCGCTATCTCGACCGCATTACGCGCGAGCCGATGTTCACCAACCACTGGTACAAGCTGGTGTTTGCGCCGGCGCCGCAGCATGCCCGCACCCTGGACGTGACCCCGGAATATTCCACCCTGCCGCCGGAAGGGGTCGATTTCGTCGCCGAATTCCTGCCGCAGGCCCGGTTTGTCTATATCATCCGCCATCCGGTCGACCGGGCGATATCGCAGTTGAAGATGAACTTGACCCGCGCGCGCCGCAAACCCGCCAGCCTGCAGGACTGGCTGGCCGAGGTCGAGGATCCGGTGCTGCTGGACCGGGGCGATTATCAAAACTATGTGCCGCGCTGGTCGGCGCGCTTCGGCCCCGACCGGCTGCTGTTCCTGCCCTTTGGCCAGATCGCCCGCGATCCCGTCGGATTGCTGCGGCAGGTCGAGGCTTTCCTGGGCCTGCCCCCGCACGACTATCGCGAACCCGGGCGCAAGGTCTTTGCCTCGGACCGCACGCTTTCGGTGCCCGATGCCGCGCGCCAGCGCCTGCGCGCCCGGCTGGAGTCGCAGTTCCAGTTCCTTCAGGATCATTTCGGCAGCGATTTCACCAGCCGCATGCGCTAG
- the rimO gene encoding 30S ribosomal protein S12 methylthiotransferase RimO yields MTQNPPLLRPDLAPSPIFDTTRREGQPTIGMVSLGCPKALVDSERILTRLRAEGYAISPDYKGAGAVIVNTCGFLDSAKAESLQAIGEALAENGKVIVTGCLGAEPEYITGAHPSVLAVTGPQQYEQVLDAVHLAVPPSPDPFIDLMPASGVKLTPRHYSYLKISEGCNHACKFCIIPDMRGKLVSRPAHAVLREAEKLVESGVRELLVISQDTSAYGVDRKFATERGHRAHITDLARDLGSLGAWVRLHYVYPYPHVRELIPLMAEGLVLPYLDIPFQHAHPDTLKRMARPAAAAKTLDEIAAWRSACPEITLRSTFIVGYPGETEAEFQTLLDWLDEAQLDRVGCFQYENVKGARANDLPDHVPDEVKQDRWDRFMQKAQAISEARLAAKVGRRLEVIVDSVDDDGATCRTKADAPEIDGNLFIDEGFEQLSPGDIVTVTVDEAGEYDLWGRL; encoded by the coding sequence ATGACCCAGAACCCGCCCCTGCTGCGCCCCGATCTTGCCCCCAGCCCGATCTTCGACACCACGCGAAGGGAAGGGCAGCCGACCATCGGCATGGTCAGCCTGGGCTGTCCCAAGGCGCTGGTGGACAGCGAACGCATCCTGACCCGGCTGCGCGCCGAGGGTTATGCCATCAGTCCCGACTACAAGGGCGCGGGCGCGGTGATCGTGAACACCTGCGGCTTTCTGGATTCGGCCAAGGCCGAATCGTTGCAGGCCATCGGCGAGGCCCTGGCCGAAAACGGCAAGGTGATCGTCACCGGCTGCCTGGGGGCCGAGCCCGAATACATCACCGGCGCCCATCCCAGCGTGCTGGCGGTGACCGGGCCGCAGCAATACGAACAGGTGCTGGATGCCGTGCATCTTGCCGTGCCGCCCAGCCCCGACCCCTTCATCGACCTGATGCCGGCCAGCGGGGTAAAGCTGACCCCGCGCCATTACAGCTATCTGAAGATTTCCGAGGGCTGCAACCACGCCTGCAAGTTCTGCATCATCCCCGACATGCGCGGCAAGCTGGTCAGCCGCCCCGCCCATGCGGTGCTGCGCGAGGCCGAAAAGCTGGTCGAATCCGGGGTGCGCGAATTGCTGGTCATCAGCCAGGATACCTCGGCCTATGGGGTGGACCGCAAGTTCGCCACCGAACGCGGCCACCGCGCCCATATCACCGATCTGGCCCGCGATCTGGGATCCCTGGGCGCATGGGTGCGGCTGCATTACGTCTATCCCTATCCTCATGTGCGCGAACTGATCCCGCTGATGGCCGAGGGGCTGGTGCTGCCCTATCTGGACATTCCGTTCCAGCACGCCCATCCCGATACGCTGAAACGCATGGCCCGGCCGGCGGCGGCGGCGAAAACCCTGGACGAGATCGCCGCCTGGCGGTCCGCCTGCCCCGAGATCACCCTGCGTTCGACCTTCATCGTCGGCTATCCGGGCGAGACCGAGGCCGAATTCCAGACCCTGCTGGACTGGCTTGACGAGGCGCAGCTGGATCGCGTCGGCTGCTTCCAATACGAAAACGTCAAGGGTGCCCGCGCCAATGACCTGCCCGATCACGTCCCCGACGAGGTCAAGCAGGACCGCTGGGATCGCTTCATGCAGAAGGCCCAGGCGATTTCCGAAGCCCGGCTTGCCGCCAAGGTCGGTCGCCGGCTCGAGGTGATCGTGGACAGCGTCGATGACGACGGCGCCACCTGCCGGACCAAGGCCGATGCCCCCGAAATCGACGGCAACCTGTTCATCGACGAAGGCTTCGAACAGCTTTCCCCCGGCGACATCGTCACCGTCACCGTGGACGAGGCCGGCGAATACGACCTGTGGGGGCGGCTCTGA
- a CDS encoding ABC transporter permease, protein MNWQSVRAIFGHEMARFFRTVWQSLASPVLSTVLYFVVFGAAIGGRIQAIEGISYGAFIVPGLMMLTVLQQSVSNASFGIYFPKFSGTIYEILVAPAGWIEVTLGYVGAAAAKAVLIALVILVTSFAFNGVHIAHPLWMLAFLLLTAVAFSLLGFIIGLWAKSFEQLQIVPMMVITPLVFLGGAFYSASMLPPFWQGVAKLNPVLYLISGFRWSFFGLADVPVGLSLAAVVAVIAVCLLAIRWIFLTGWRLRE, encoded by the coding sequence ATGAACTGGCAATCGGTGCGCGCGATCTTCGGCCACGAAATGGCGCGGTTCTTTCGCACGGTCTGGCAATCGCTGGCCTCGCCGGTGCTGTCGACGGTGCTGTATTTCGTGGTGTTCGGCGCGGCGATCGGCGGTCGCATCCAGGCCATCGAAGGCATCAGCTATGGCGCCTTCATCGTGCCGGGGCTGATGATGCTGACGGTGCTGCAACAATCGGTCAGCAATGCCAGCTTCGGCATCTATTTCCCCAAGTTCTCGGGGACGATCTATGAAATCCTGGTGGCGCCGGCCGGCTGGATCGAGGTGACGCTGGGCTATGTCGGCGCGGCGGCCGCCAAGGCGGTGCTGATCGCCCTGGTGATCCTGGTCACCAGCTTTGCCTTCAACGGCGTGCATATCGCGCATCCGCTGTGGATGCTGGCCTTTCTGCTGCTGACGGCGGTGGCGTTTTCGCTCTTGGGCTTCATCATCGGGCTGTGGGCGAAGTCGTTCGAGCAGTTGCAGATCGTCCCGATGATGGTCATCACGCCGCTGGTGTTTCTGGGCGGGGCCTTCTATTCGGCCTCGATGCTGCCACCGTTCTGGCAGGGCGTGGCCAAGCTGAACCCGGTGCTTTACCTGATTTCCGGCTTTCGATGGAGCTTTTTCGGCCTGGCCGACGTGCCGGTGGGCTTGTCGCTGGCAGCCGTGGTGGCGGTGATCGCAGTCTGTCTGTTGGCAATCCGCTGGATCTTCCTGACCGGCTGGCGGCTGCGCGAATGA